The Pseudomonas iranensis genome includes a window with the following:
- the ccoM gene encoding cytochrome c oxidase subunit CcoM — translation MFFDNVVFAGVLTVGLMVLFFAGFGFFIWKDAHKRRK, via the coding sequence ATGTTTTTCGATAACGTGGTGTTTGCCGGGGTTCTCACGGTGGGGCTTATGGTGCTGTTTTTTGCAGGGTTTGGATTTTTTATCTGGAAGGATGCGCATAAGCGGCGCAAGTGA
- a CDS encoding inorganic phosphate transporter — protein MIDLFSGLDAWVLVSLLLALTFVLAFEFINGFHDTANAVATVIYTKAMPPHLAVFFSGVFNFLGVLLGGVGVAYAIVHLLPVELLINVNTGHGLAMVFSLLAAAIAWNLGTWYFGIPASSSHTLIGSILGVGLANALINDIPLRDGVNWQKAIDIGASLVFSPMAGFLIAALVLIGLKWWRPLSKMHKTPEQRRKIDDKKHPPFWNRLVLVISAMAVSFVHGSNDGQKGIGLIMLVLIGIVPAQFVLDLNSTTYQIERTRDATLHLSQFYQRNADSLGEFLALGKSVEGDLPEKFRCNPQQTEPTITALLHTLKGVADYHSLSSDSRIEVRRYLLCLDDTAKKVGKLPGLEAREKADLDKLRKDLTTTTEYAPFWVILAVALALGLGTMVGWKRVVLTIGEKIGKQGMTYSQGMSAQITTASLIGMANIFSLPVSTTHVLSSGVAGTMVANKSGLQGGTVKTILLAWVLTLPATVALSAGLFWLASKALGS, from the coding sequence ATGATCGATTTATTCAGCGGACTGGATGCTTGGGTGCTTGTGAGCCTCTTGCTCGCCCTGACGTTTGTCCTCGCCTTCGAGTTCATCAATGGATTTCATGACACCGCTAACGCGGTAGCCACTGTTATCTACACCAAAGCCATGCCGCCACACCTGGCGGTGTTCTTTTCCGGTGTGTTCAATTTCCTCGGCGTGCTGCTGGGCGGCGTTGGCGTGGCGTATGCCATCGTCCACTTGCTGCCGGTTGAACTGCTGATCAATGTGAACACCGGCCATGGCCTGGCGATGGTGTTCTCGTTGCTCGCCGCGGCAATCGCCTGGAACCTGGGCACCTGGTACTTCGGTATCCCGGCTTCCAGCTCGCACACCCTGATCGGCTCGATCCTCGGTGTCGGCCTGGCCAACGCACTGATCAACGACATTCCGTTGAGAGATGGCGTGAACTGGCAGAAAGCGATCGACATCGGCGCCTCGCTGGTGTTCTCGCCGATGGCCGGCTTCCTCATCGCCGCGCTGGTGCTGATCGGCCTGAAATGGTGGCGCCCGCTGTCGAAGATGCACAAGACGCCGGAACAGCGCCGCAAGATCGACGACAAAAAACACCCGCCGTTCTGGAACCGCCTGGTCCTGGTGATCTCGGCCATGGCCGTGAGCTTCGTGCACGGTTCCAACGATGGCCAGAAAGGCATCGGCCTGATCATGCTGGTGCTGATCGGTATCGTCCCGGCGCAGTTCGTACTCGATCTGAACAGCACCACCTACCAGATCGAACGCACCCGCGACGCGACCCTGCACCTGAGCCAGTTCTACCAGCGCAACGCCGATTCGCTGGGTGAGTTCCTAGCCCTGGGCAAGAGCGTGGAAGGCGACCTGCCGGAAAAATTCCGCTGCAACCCGCAGCAGACCGAACCGACCATCACCGCCCTGCTGCACACCCTTAAAGGTGTAGCGGACTACCATTCGCTGTCGTCGGACAGCCGCATCGAAGTGCGTCGCTACCTGCTCTGCCTGGACGACACGGCGAAGAAAGTCGGCAAGCTGCCAGGCCTCGAAGCCCGTGAAAAGGCTGACCTCGACAAGCTGCGCAAAGATCTGACCACCACCACTGAATACGCCCCGTTCTGGGTGATTCTGGCGGTCGCCCTGGCACTGGGCCTGGGCACCATGGTCGGCTGGAAGCGCGTAGTGCTGACCATTGGCGAGAAGATCGGCAAGCAAGGCATGACCTATTCCCAGGGCATGTCGGCGCAGATCACCACCGCCAGTCTGATCGGCATGGCCAACATCTTCAGCCTGCCAGTGTCGACCACTCATGTGTTGTCTTCGGGTGTGGCCGGGACCATGGTTGCTAACAAAAGCGGCCTGCAGGGTGGCACGGTGAAGACTATTCTGCTGGCCTGGGTGTTGACCCTGCCGGCGACCGTGGCGCTGTCGGCCGGGTTGTTCTGGTTGGCTTCGAAGGCTTTGGGTAGTTGA
- the pcaR gene encoding pca regulon transcriptional regulator PcaR, which translates to MNDQMRNSFTSVAPPIVASPAKRIQALTGDPDFMTSLARGLAVVQAFQERKRHLTIAQISHRTEIPRAAVRRCLHTLIKLGYATTDGRTYSLLPKVLTLGHAYLSSTPLAVSAQPYLDRMSEQLHEACNMATLEGDDILYIARSATTQRLISVDLSVGGRLPAYCTSMGRILLAALDDTSLGEYLDHAELVAKTSRTIHTPDALLECLQQVRQQGWCIVDQELEQGLRSIAVPVYDASGQVVAALNVSTHAGRVSRAELEQRFLPGLLSASRDLSAQLFA; encoded by the coding sequence ATGAACGATCAAATGCGCAACTCCTTCACCTCGGTGGCGCCGCCCATTGTCGCCTCGCCGGCCAAGCGCATTCAGGCGCTGACCGGTGATCCGGATTTCATGACGTCCCTGGCCCGTGGTCTGGCCGTGGTGCAGGCGTTTCAGGAACGCAAACGCCACCTGACCATCGCGCAGATAAGTCATCGCACTGAAATCCCTCGCGCCGCCGTGCGCCGTTGCCTGCACACGCTGATCAAGCTCGGCTACGCCACCACCGACGGCCGCACCTATTCGCTGCTGCCGAAAGTGCTGACCCTCGGCCACGCCTATCTGTCCTCGACACCGCTGGCCGTCTCCGCCCAACCGTATCTGGATCGCATGAGCGAGCAACTGCACGAGGCCTGCAACATGGCGACGCTGGAGGGCGATGACATTCTCTATATCGCGCGTTCGGCGACCACTCAGCGATTGATCTCGGTCGACCTTTCCGTCGGCGGGCGTCTCCCTGCCTATTGCACGTCGATGGGGCGCATTCTGTTGGCCGCGCTGGACGACACCTCCTTGGGCGAATACCTCGACCACGCCGAACTGGTGGCCAAAACCAGCCGCACCATTCATACCCCCGACGCGTTGCTCGAATGTTTGCAGCAGGTGCGGCAGCAGGGCTGGTGCATTGTCGATCAGGAACTGGAACAGGGCCTGCGCTCGATCGCTGTGCCGGTGTACGACGCCTCCGGGCAAGTGGTCGCCGCGCTGAATGTCAGCACCCACGCCGGGCGGGTCAGTCGCGCCGAGCTGGAGCAGCGCTTCTTGCCGGGCCTGCTCAGCGCCAGTCGCGACCTCAGTGCGCAGTTGTTCGCCTGA